One stretch of Prunus persica cultivar Lovell chromosome G1, Prunus_persica_NCBIv2, whole genome shotgun sequence DNA includes these proteins:
- the LOC18790488 gene encoding uncharacterized protein LOC18790488 isoform X1, which translates to MQHAPATIEEQLLLKAIKEECPWENLPKRLQVTLSSKEEWHRRVIEHCIKKRLPWNICFARKVCKESEYYEDMMRYLRKNLALFPYHLAEYVCRVMRVSPFRYYCDMIFEVMKNEQPYDSIPNFSAADALRLTGIGRNEFIDIMNKCRSKKIMWKLNKSIAKELLPTQPVDFAIDPWWGICLVNFTLEEFKKLSEEEMATIDKICKEEANSYILFDPDIVKGLHQRGLIYFDVPVYPDDRFKVSRLEGFVSNREQSYEDPIEELLYAVFVVSSEHATVAELATTLQADLAQLQAAASFACRLGWAVKVFDPASVLRDTSLPGSPRNSLSDEDASRRSISSANMFADGDASLQGDVSGTENYGLSSLHDRVAFVVDANITSYLMMGSVSPGLKSHAVTLYEAGKLGHASITDLCKDLSTLEGTKFEGELQEFANHAFSLRCVLECLQSGGVATDVKTDEVCNNMDMIASNNDEATLIADVTLTEKSGHLTGQEVGFDDDVSVKSGMPQEGSVLAEPVSDRSDEIIIGTSSEDSTSLTEVPKSDLNLQSNEKQVHDEGSDVGKEMLKRKNKFRVDILRCESLASLAPATLDRLFRRDYDIVVSMIPLPPSSVLPGPAGPFNFGPPSYSCMTPWMKLVLYSTVACGPLSVILMKGQCLRLLPAPLAGCEKALLWSWDGSTIGGLGGKFEGNLVKGSVLLHCLNSLLKYSAVLVQPLSKFDLDESGRIITMDIPLPLKNSDGSVACIGKELDMCEKESSKLNSLLVDLTSKIELWTVGYIRLLKLFKERDSDHFAPDDEKFEWVPLSVEFGMPLFSPKLCNNICKRVVSSQLLQKDLLTEHHDAMQSLRKRLRDVCAEYQATGPAAKLLYQKEQSKDFSRHLMNYASGRWNPLVDSSSPISGASSEHQRLKLANRHRSRTEVLSFDGSILRSYALSPVYEAATRPVEEALPVSTTKVEQEEADSREVVLPGVNLVFDGSELHPFEIGACLQARQPVSLIAEAAAASAVIQQNRAS; encoded by the exons ATGCAGCACGCTCCAGCGACGATCGAAGAACAGTTGTTACTAAAAGCAATCAAAGAAGAATGTCCGTGGGAGAATCTCCCAAAACGGCTTCAAGTGACATTGTCTTCGAAAGAAGAATGGCATAGAAG GGTAATTGAGCATTGCATAAAGAAAAGACTCCCATGGAACATTTGTTTTGCTCGAAAAGTATGCAAAGAAAGTGAATATTATGAAGACATGATGCGGTACTTGAGAAAGAATTTAGCG CTATTTCCCTATCACCTTGCGGAGTATGTTTGCCGTGTAATGCGGGTGTCGCCTTTCAGATATTACTGTGATATGATTTTTGAAGTTATGAAAAATG AACAACCTTATGACAGCATCCCCAATTTTAGCGCTGCAGATGCCTTGCGGCTTACAGGGATAGGGAGAAACGAATTTATTGATATAATGAATAAGTGCAGATCTAAG AAAATTATGTGGAAGCTGAACAAGTCAATTGCAAAAGAACTTTTACCTACACAACCCGTGGATTTTGCAATTGATCCATGGTGGGGAATTTGTCTTGTGAATTTCACACTGGAAGAATTTAAG AAACTCTCGGAGGAAGAAATGGCAACAATAGATAAAATATGTAAAGAGGAAGCAAATTCATATATCCTGTTCGATCCTGATATTGTTAAGGGTCTTCACCAACGAGGATTAATATACTTTGATGTCCCTGTTTATCCTGATGATCGTTTCAAAG TTTCCAGGCTTGAAGGGTTTGTTTCCAACAGGGAGCAATCTTACGAAGATCCTATAGAGGA GTTACTATATGCAGTTTTCGTTGTTTCAAGCGAGCATGCAACTGTTGCCGAATTGGCAACAACATTACAGGCCGACCTTGCACAACTGCAGGCTGCTGCGTCTTTTGCATGTCGATTGGGATGGGCAGTGAAAGTATTTGATCCAGCATCTGTTCTTCGAGATACAAGTTTACCTGGATCTCCTAGAAACAGTCTCAGTGATGAAGATGCTTCTCGTCGTAGTATAAGCTCAGCAAATATGTTTGCTGATGGTGATGCTAGTCTGCAAGGAGATGTTTCAGGGACAGAAAACTATGGCCTAAGTTCTTTGCATGATCGTGTTGCGTTTGTTGTTGATGCTAACATAACATCCTATCTTATGATGGGGTCTGTTTCACCAg GTTTGAAATCTCATGCTGTAACGCTTTATGAAGCGGGAAAGTTGGGTCATGCTAGCATTACGGATCTTTGTAAGGATCTGAGTACACTAGAGGGAACAAAATTTGAAGGAGAACTACAGGAATTCGCAAATCATGCATTTAGCCTCCGTTGTGTTCTGGAATGCCTTCAATCAGGAGGAGTTGCAACTGATGTGAAAACAGATGAAGTTTGCAATAACATGGATATGATAGCTTCAAACAATGATGAGGCCACACTCATAGCTGATGTAACTTTGACTGAAAAATCAGGACACTTGACTGGGCAAGAAGTTGGGTTCGATGATGATGTTTCTGTGAAATCAGGGATGCCCCAGGAAGGTTCTGTTTTGGCTGAACCTGTTAGTGATAGAAGTGatgaaataataattggtaCTTCATCAGAAGATAGCACCAGCTTAACTGAAGTCCCTAAATCAGACTTGAATCTGCAGAGTAATGAGAAACAGGTGCATGATGAAGGGTCAGATGTTGGAAAAGAAATGTTaaagaggaaaaataaattccGAGTGGATATCCTTCGCTGTGAAAGCTTGGCGTCTCTTGCACCAGCAACTTTAGATCGGTTGTTTCGTCGTGACTATGATATTGTTGTGTCTATGATTCCTCTTCCACCTTCGTCAGTACTTCCTGGACCAGCAGGTCCTTTTAATTTTGGTCCTCCCTCTTATTCATGCATGACACCTTGGATGAAATTAGTATTGTACTCAACTGTGGCCTGTGGACCTCTATCAGTTATTCTGATGAAAGGACAATGTTTACGCTTGCTTCCTGCCCCACTGGCTGGTTGTGAGAAAGCCCTTTTGTGGTCTTGGGATGGTTCTACAATTGGAGGTTTGGGAGGCAAGTTTGAAGGAAATCTGGTAAAGGGAAGCGTACTTTTACATTGTTTAAATTCACTTCTTAAATACTCTGCCGTACTAGTGCAGCCCCTCAGTAAGTTTGACCTTGATGAATCTGGAAGAATCATCACTATGGATATTCCATTACCCCTAAAGAACTCTGATGGTTCAGTTGCTTGCATAGGGAAGGAATTGGACATGTGCGAGAAGGAAAGTTCAAAGCTGAATTCTCTGTTAGTTGATTTGACAAGCAAGATAGAGTTGTGGACAGTTGGCTATATTCGCTTGTTGAAActttttaaagaaagagaTTCAGACCACTTTGCACCTGATGATGAGAAGTTTGAATGGGTCCCATTGAGTGTCGAATTTGGGATGCCACTATTTAGtccaaaattatgcaataatatatgtaaaagAGTGGTCTCATCGCAATTACTTCAAAAAGATTTACTCACTGAACATCACGATGCAATGCAAAGCTTACGGAAAAGGTTGCGTGATGTTTGTGCAGAGTACCAAGCAACAGGTCCTGCTGCTAAACTTCTTTACCAGAAAGAGCAATCAAAGGACTTTTCACGACATCTCATGAATTATGCAAGTGGAAGGTGGAATCCACTTGTCGACTCTTCTTCTCCCATTTCAGGAGCCTCGAGTGAGCATCAGAGACTCAAACTTGCTAACCGACATCGTTCCCGAACTGAAGTTTTGAGCTTTGATGGAAGCATTCTAAG ATCATATGCTCTATCTCCTGTTTATGAGGCTGCCACAAGGCCTGTTGAAGAAGCCCTTCCAGTTAGCACTACAAAAGTTgagcaagaagaagctgaCAGCAGAGAAGTAGTCCTTCCTGGTGTTAATCTTGTTTTTGATGGCTCTGAGTTGCATCCCTTCGAGATAGGTGCTTGTCTACAGGCTCGTCAACCAGTCTCATTAATAGCAGAGGCAGCAGCTGCCTCTGCAGTTATTCAACAAAATAGGGCTTCATGA
- the LOC18790488 gene encoding protein FAM91A1 isoform X2 yields the protein MWKLNKSIAKELLPTQPVDFAIDPWWGICLVNFTLEEFKKLSEEEMATIDKICKEEANSYILFDPDIVKGLHQRGLIYFDVPVYPDDRFKVSRLEGFVSNREQSYEDPIEELLYAVFVVSSEHATVAELATTLQADLAQLQAAASFACRLGWAVKVFDPASVLRDTSLPGSPRNSLSDEDASRRSISSANMFADGDASLQGDVSGTENYGLSSLHDRVAFVVDANITSYLMMGSVSPGLKSHAVTLYEAGKLGHASITDLCKDLSTLEGTKFEGELQEFANHAFSLRCVLECLQSGGVATDVKTDEVCNNMDMIASNNDEATLIADVTLTEKSGHLTGQEVGFDDDVSVKSGMPQEGSVLAEPVSDRSDEIIIGTSSEDSTSLTEVPKSDLNLQSNEKQVHDEGSDVGKEMLKRKNKFRVDILRCESLASLAPATLDRLFRRDYDIVVSMIPLPPSSVLPGPAGPFNFGPPSYSCMTPWMKLVLYSTVACGPLSVILMKGQCLRLLPAPLAGCEKALLWSWDGSTIGGLGGKFEGNLVKGSVLLHCLNSLLKYSAVLVQPLSKFDLDESGRIITMDIPLPLKNSDGSVACIGKELDMCEKESSKLNSLLVDLTSKIELWTVGYIRLLKLFKERDSDHFAPDDEKFEWVPLSVEFGMPLFSPKLCNNICKRVVSSQLLQKDLLTEHHDAMQSLRKRLRDVCAEYQATGPAAKLLYQKEQSKDFSRHLMNYASGRWNPLVDSSSPISGASSEHQRLKLANRHRSRTEVLSFDGSILRSYALSPVYEAATRPVEEALPVSTTKVEQEEADSREVVLPGVNLVFDGSELHPFEIGACLQARQPVSLIAEAAAASAVIQQNRAS from the exons ATGTGGAAGCTGAACAAGTCAATTGCAAAAGAACTTTTACCTACACAACCCGTGGATTTTGCAATTGATCCATGGTGGGGAATTTGTCTTGTGAATTTCACACTGGAAGAATTTAAG AAACTCTCGGAGGAAGAAATGGCAACAATAGATAAAATATGTAAAGAGGAAGCAAATTCATATATCCTGTTCGATCCTGATATTGTTAAGGGTCTTCACCAACGAGGATTAATATACTTTGATGTCCCTGTTTATCCTGATGATCGTTTCAAAG TTTCCAGGCTTGAAGGGTTTGTTTCCAACAGGGAGCAATCTTACGAAGATCCTATAGAGGA GTTACTATATGCAGTTTTCGTTGTTTCAAGCGAGCATGCAACTGTTGCCGAATTGGCAACAACATTACAGGCCGACCTTGCACAACTGCAGGCTGCTGCGTCTTTTGCATGTCGATTGGGATGGGCAGTGAAAGTATTTGATCCAGCATCTGTTCTTCGAGATACAAGTTTACCTGGATCTCCTAGAAACAGTCTCAGTGATGAAGATGCTTCTCGTCGTAGTATAAGCTCAGCAAATATGTTTGCTGATGGTGATGCTAGTCTGCAAGGAGATGTTTCAGGGACAGAAAACTATGGCCTAAGTTCTTTGCATGATCGTGTTGCGTTTGTTGTTGATGCTAACATAACATCCTATCTTATGATGGGGTCTGTTTCACCAg GTTTGAAATCTCATGCTGTAACGCTTTATGAAGCGGGAAAGTTGGGTCATGCTAGCATTACGGATCTTTGTAAGGATCTGAGTACACTAGAGGGAACAAAATTTGAAGGAGAACTACAGGAATTCGCAAATCATGCATTTAGCCTCCGTTGTGTTCTGGAATGCCTTCAATCAGGAGGAGTTGCAACTGATGTGAAAACAGATGAAGTTTGCAATAACATGGATATGATAGCTTCAAACAATGATGAGGCCACACTCATAGCTGATGTAACTTTGACTGAAAAATCAGGACACTTGACTGGGCAAGAAGTTGGGTTCGATGATGATGTTTCTGTGAAATCAGGGATGCCCCAGGAAGGTTCTGTTTTGGCTGAACCTGTTAGTGATAGAAGTGatgaaataataattggtaCTTCATCAGAAGATAGCACCAGCTTAACTGAAGTCCCTAAATCAGACTTGAATCTGCAGAGTAATGAGAAACAGGTGCATGATGAAGGGTCAGATGTTGGAAAAGAAATGTTaaagaggaaaaataaattccGAGTGGATATCCTTCGCTGTGAAAGCTTGGCGTCTCTTGCACCAGCAACTTTAGATCGGTTGTTTCGTCGTGACTATGATATTGTTGTGTCTATGATTCCTCTTCCACCTTCGTCAGTACTTCCTGGACCAGCAGGTCCTTTTAATTTTGGTCCTCCCTCTTATTCATGCATGACACCTTGGATGAAATTAGTATTGTACTCAACTGTGGCCTGTGGACCTCTATCAGTTATTCTGATGAAAGGACAATGTTTACGCTTGCTTCCTGCCCCACTGGCTGGTTGTGAGAAAGCCCTTTTGTGGTCTTGGGATGGTTCTACAATTGGAGGTTTGGGAGGCAAGTTTGAAGGAAATCTGGTAAAGGGAAGCGTACTTTTACATTGTTTAAATTCACTTCTTAAATACTCTGCCGTACTAGTGCAGCCCCTCAGTAAGTTTGACCTTGATGAATCTGGAAGAATCATCACTATGGATATTCCATTACCCCTAAAGAACTCTGATGGTTCAGTTGCTTGCATAGGGAAGGAATTGGACATGTGCGAGAAGGAAAGTTCAAAGCTGAATTCTCTGTTAGTTGATTTGACAAGCAAGATAGAGTTGTGGACAGTTGGCTATATTCGCTTGTTGAAActttttaaagaaagagaTTCAGACCACTTTGCACCTGATGATGAGAAGTTTGAATGGGTCCCATTGAGTGTCGAATTTGGGATGCCACTATTTAGtccaaaattatgcaataatatatgtaaaagAGTGGTCTCATCGCAATTACTTCAAAAAGATTTACTCACTGAACATCACGATGCAATGCAAAGCTTACGGAAAAGGTTGCGTGATGTTTGTGCAGAGTACCAAGCAACAGGTCCTGCTGCTAAACTTCTTTACCAGAAAGAGCAATCAAAGGACTTTTCACGACATCTCATGAATTATGCAAGTGGAAGGTGGAATCCACTTGTCGACTCTTCTTCTCCCATTTCAGGAGCCTCGAGTGAGCATCAGAGACTCAAACTTGCTAACCGACATCGTTCCCGAACTGAAGTTTTGAGCTTTGATGGAAGCATTCTAAG ATCATATGCTCTATCTCCTGTTTATGAGGCTGCCACAAGGCCTGTTGAAGAAGCCCTTCCAGTTAGCACTACAAAAGTTgagcaagaagaagctgaCAGCAGAGAAGTAGTCCTTCCTGGTGTTAATCTTGTTTTTGATGGCTCTGAGTTGCATCCCTTCGAGATAGGTGCTTGTCTACAGGCTCGTCAACCAGTCTCATTAATAGCAGAGGCAGCAGCTGCCTCTGCAGTTATTCAACAAAATAGGGCTTCATGA